The segment CCGACGATTTCTCGCTTGAAGTCGTAGAATATCTGTCTGGAAAAGGAAAACTCTCCATCGATTCTCAGGGTTATTTACGGGAAGTACGCGGCACGGATGTTTTCCCGGTTGACTGGGAGCAGAAACATGAATTCCTGAAATATGCCACTTTCCTGAAAGCCAACGAACAGGAAATGTTTTCCCTCACAGGCTACAATGACGTTGAGAAAGCAGCCAAAGAACTTTACAGCTGGGGAGTAAAAGAAGTCTTACTGACGTTAGGAAGTAATGGTTCGGTTATCTTCGACGGTACACAGTTCCATCTGATCCCAGCCTATAAACCCAAAGAAGTTGTCGACGCCACAGGTTGTGGTGATACATATATGACAGGCTACTTATATTGTCGGGCTAAAAATAAAAGTATTGATGAAGCCGGACGTTTTGCTGCCGCCATTTCGACCTTGAAGATCGAAGCCATGGGTCCTTTTGCCGGAAGCCGTTCAGACATCGAGCGTTGTATGGTTGAAGCAGAACAGACATTTCCCAGTTTATAATACATACGGTCTACTCGGATAGAATGATAGAATAACAGAACAGCCTGTAAAACTCAGTTCTGAGACTGGTTTTACAGGCTGTCTTTTTTATATAGTAACGTCACCTAAATCAATAAGCACGAGCAAACAGCACCCGGCGGGCAGAAGGCTTGCCTGTCACCATACACTTGCCCGGTGTCATATCCCCATTCAAAGGCAGACAACGGATGGTTGCTTTTGTTTCATTTTTAACCCGTTCTTCTGTTTCCGGCGTTCCGTCCCAATGAGCCATGATGAAATAACCCTGTTCGATCTTTTCCTTGAACTCATCATAAGTATCCACCGTGATGGTTCTCTCTTCTCTCCGCTTCAACGCTTTCAGGAAAATGTTCTTCTGGATTTCTTCCAGCAGATTCTGTACATAGGTTTCGATGCCATCACATGAAACAGTTTCTTTTTCCAAGGTATCACGGCGCATCACTTCAATGGTATTATTTTCCAGATCTCGTCCGCCCATCGCCAGACGTACCGGAACACCCTTCAATTCATAATTGGCGAACTTCCATCCCGGCTTGCGGTTATCAGCATCGTCAAACTTGACTGAAATACCCAGCTTCTTCAGGTTTGCCACAATGCCGTCTACCTTCTGACGAATCTGGTTCAGCTGTTCTTCGCTCCGATAAATCGGAATAATAACGACCTGGATCGGAGCCAGATGCGGAGGCAATACCAGACCATTGTCGTCTGAATGAGACATGATCAGCGCACCGATCAGACGGGTTGAAACACCCCACGAAGTAGCCCAGGCATAATCGGTCTTTCCTTCTTTATCTACAAATGTTACATCAAAAGCCTTTCCA is part of the Parabacteroides sp. AD58 genome and harbors:
- a CDS encoding PfkB family carbohydrate kinase; this translates as MNKHELCCIGHITHDKIVTPKRTAHMPGGTSFYFSHAIKQFDDIDYALITALGEEDMHVVDEMRQSGLQVEVMPSRQSVYFENIYGENQDNRTQRVLAKADPFTIDYLQNIEANIFHLGSLLADDFSLEVVEYLSGKGKLSIDSQGYLREVRGTDVFPVDWEQKHEFLKYATFLKANEQEMFSLTGYNDVEKAAKELYSWGVKEVLLTLGSNGSVIFDGTQFHLIPAYKPKEVVDATGCGDTYMTGYLYCRAKNKSIDEAGRFAAAISTLKIEAMGPFAGSRSDIERCMVEAEQTFPSL